From the Micromonospora lupini genome, one window contains:
- a CDS encoding arabinofuranosidase catalytic domain-containing protein, translating into MDVKTRLSRLLAAAGTLLVLAAGAGAYVVSESPGVARAAGTGPCDIYASGGTPCVAAHSTTRALYGAYNGPLYQVRRSSDNTTRDVGVLAAGGVANAATQDTFCANTNCVITIIYDQSGRNNRLTQAPPGGFSGPAAGGYDNLADAKAAPVTIGGQKAYGVYIAPGTGYRNNNTNGVATGDQPEGIYAVVDGTHYNQWCCFDYGNAQTNVQADERAIMETVYFGANKQWGYGAGAGPWIMADLEWGLFSGVNAGYNNIAPINHRFVTAMVKGEPNHWAIRGGNAQSGGLTTYFDGRRPNGYNPMKKEGAILLGIGGDNSITGRGTFFEGVLTSGYPSAATDDAVQANIAAAAYTPAGGANPQQNAQVVGAQSGRCVDVPNGTTTNGTQVQLWDCISNSAAQRWTYTSGKQIQVYGNKCLDANGQGTTNGTQVIIWDCNGQANQQWNLNSNGSISGVQSGLCLDANGAGTANGTKIILWACNGQQNQQWALRS; encoded by the coding sequence ATGGACGTGAAGACAAGGTTGAGCCGTCTGCTGGCCGCCGCGGGGACCCTGCTGGTCCTCGCCGCCGGCGCCGGCGCCTACGTGGTCTCGGAGTCGCCAGGCGTCGCCCGGGCCGCCGGCACCGGCCCGTGTGACATCTACGCCTCCGGCGGCACGCCGTGCGTGGCCGCGCACAGCACCACCCGAGCCCTGTACGGCGCGTACAACGGCCCGCTCTACCAGGTCCGCCGCTCGTCGGACAACACCACCCGCGACGTCGGCGTGCTCGCTGCCGGCGGCGTCGCCAACGCCGCCACGCAGGACACGTTCTGCGCCAACACGAACTGCGTGATCACGATCATCTACGACCAGTCCGGCCGCAACAACCGTCTCACCCAGGCGCCTCCGGGCGGCTTCAGCGGCCCCGCCGCAGGCGGGTACGACAACCTCGCCGACGCGAAGGCGGCACCTGTCACCATCGGCGGCCAGAAGGCGTACGGCGTCTACATCGCCCCCGGCACCGGCTACCGCAACAACAACACCAACGGCGTCGCGACCGGCGACCAGCCCGAGGGCATCTACGCCGTCGTCGACGGCACGCACTACAACCAGTGGTGCTGCTTCGACTACGGCAACGCGCAGACAAACGTCCAGGCGGACGAACGCGCCATCATGGAGACCGTCTACTTCGGCGCGAACAAGCAGTGGGGCTACGGCGCCGGCGCCGGCCCCTGGATCATGGCCGACCTCGAGTGGGGGCTCTTCTCCGGGGTGAACGCCGGCTACAACAACATCGCGCCCATCAACCACCGCTTCGTGACCGCCATGGTCAAGGGCGAGCCGAACCACTGGGCGATCCGGGGTGGGAACGCGCAGTCGGGCGGCCTGACCACCTACTTCGACGGTCGACGCCCCAACGGCTACAACCCCATGAAGAAGGAGGGGGCGATCCTGCTCGGTATCGGTGGCGACAACAGCATCACCGGCCGGGGCACCTTCTTCGAGGGTGTGTTGACGTCCGGCTACCCGTCGGCCGCCACCGACGACGCCGTCCAGGCCAACATCGCCGCTGCCGCCTACACCCCCGCCGGCGGTGCGAACCCGCAGCAGAACGCCCAGGTCGTGGGCGCCCAGTCCGGCCGCTGCGTGGACGTCCCCAACGGCACGACCACCAACGGCACCCAGGTGCAGCTCTGGGACTGCATCAGCAACAGCGCCGCCCAACGCTGGACCTACACCAGCGGAAAGCAGATCCAGGTGTACGGCAACAAGTGCCTCGACGCCAACGGCCAGGGCACCACAAACGGCACCCAGGTGATCATCTGGGACTGCAACGGTCAGGCCAACCAGCAGTGGAACCTCAACTCCAACGGCTCCATCAGCGGCGTCCAGTCGGGGCTCTGCCTCGACGCCAACGGCGCCGGCACCGCGAACGGCACGAAGATCATCCTCTGGGCCTGCAACGGGCAGCAGAACCAGCAGTGGGCCCTGCGTAGCTGA
- a CDS encoding SDR family NAD(P)-dependent oxidoreductase gives MATACVVTGGGRGVGRAVVQRLVTTGVTVVVVERDTEAVDWLARHPAADRLLSVVGDAGDERVAERAAEVAERAARLTGWVNNAAVFRDAALHSASADTVLDLIGLNLRPAVVGAAVAVRRFLAAGTGGAIVNVSSHQARRPVSGALPYATAKAAVEGLTRALAVEYGRHGIRANAVALGSIATERHAEFLAAQEPSQAEWIDAELTRLHPVGRIGRAEEVAEAVAYLLSPAASFVNGVTLPVDGGRAVLGLDPEAR, from the coding sequence GGTGACAGGTGGCGGCCGTGGCGTCGGCCGGGCCGTGGTGCAACGGTTGGTGACGACAGGCGTCACAGTCGTCGTGGTGGAGCGCGACACCGAGGCGGTGGACTGGCTGGCCAGGCACCCGGCCGCCGACCGCCTGCTGTCGGTGGTCGGCGACGCCGGCGACGAGCGGGTTGCCGAGCGCGCCGCCGAGGTGGCGGAGCGCGCCGCCCGTCTCACCGGTTGGGTGAACAACGCCGCAGTCTTCCGGGACGCGGCGCTGCACTCGGCATCGGCCGACACCGTCCTGGACCTGATCGGGCTGAACCTGCGTCCGGCCGTGGTGGGCGCGGCGGTGGCGGTCCGCCGGTTCCTGGCCGCCGGCACGGGCGGGGCCATCGTGAACGTCTCGTCGCACCAGGCCCGCCGGCCGGTGTCGGGCGCCCTGCCGTACGCCACGGCGAAGGCAGCCGTGGAGGGGCTGACCCGGGCGCTTGCCGTCGAGTACGGGCGGCACGGCATCCGCGCCAACGCCGTCGCGCTCGGCTCGATCGCCACCGAGCGGCACGCCGAGTTCCTCGCCGCTCAGGAGCCGTCGCAGGCCGAATGGATAGACGCCGAGCTGACCCGGCTACACCCGGTGGGCCGGATCGGGCGTGCCGAGGAGGTGGCGGAGGCTGTCGCGTACCTGCTGTCGCCGGCGGCGAGCTTCGTCAACGGGGTGACGCTGCCTGTCGACGGCGGACGAGCGGTGCTCGGCCTCGACCCGGAGGCCCGCTGA
- a CDS encoding helix-hairpin-helix domain-containing protein: MSQDEETEVRQRLRRLTAPTGGGVPLAGVPPFGAPPPRAGAPSPRAGAPSINLAADVPPDADGGAARLPGPGAFDPGRRGVRALAVVALVVVLAAAGWAWRSRPHAEPVAPSTGEAAPAVAAEQGSASAAGELVVAVAGKVRRPGLVRLPAGARLGDAVQAAGGPLPGVDVALLNPARKVTDGELIVVGVTPPSAPGGGADPAAAGSPAVGGALNLNTATLAQLDALPGVGPVLAQRILAYRDQHGGFKGVGDLRQVDGIGDARYEQLKDLVTV, from the coding sequence GTGTCGCAGGACGAGGAGACAGAGGTACGCCAGCGTCTGCGCCGGTTGACGGCCCCGACGGGTGGCGGCGTGCCGCTCGCGGGGGTGCCCCCGTTCGGTGCGCCGCCACCCCGGGCCGGTGCGCCGTCACCCCGGGCCGGTGCGCCGTCGATCAACCTGGCGGCGGACGTGCCCCCCGATGCCGACGGCGGTGCGGCACGGCTGCCCGGCCCCGGGGCGTTCGATCCGGGGCGGCGCGGCGTGCGGGCGCTGGCGGTCGTCGCCCTCGTGGTGGTGCTGGCCGCAGCGGGTTGGGCCTGGCGGTCGCGGCCGCACGCGGAACCGGTCGCCCCGTCGACAGGCGAGGCGGCCCCGGCCGTTGCGGCGGAGCAGGGGAGCGCGTCGGCGGCCGGCGAGCTGGTGGTGGCGGTCGCGGGCAAGGTCCGCAGGCCCGGGTTGGTGCGCCTGCCGGCCGGAGCGCGGCTCGGCGACGCCGTGCAGGCGGCCGGCGGTCCGCTGCCCGGGGTCGACGTGGCGCTGCTCAACCCCGCCCGCAAGGTCACCGACGGCGAGTTGATCGTGGTCGGAGTGACGCCACCATCCGCGCCGGGGGGTGGGGCCGATCCGGCGGCCGCCGGATCGCCGGCGGTCGGCGGCGCGCTGAACCTCAACACCGCGACGCTGGCGCAGCTCGACGCGCTGCCCGGGGTGGGGCCGGTGCTCGCCCAGCGGATCCTCGCCTACCGCGATCAGCACGGCGGGTTCAAGGGTGTCGGTGACCTGCGCCAGGTCGACGGGATCGGTGACGCGCGTTACGAGCAGCTCAAGGATCTGGTGACGGTGTGA